Proteins from one Schistocerca americana isolate TAMUIC-IGC-003095 unplaced genomic scaffold, iqSchAmer2.1 HiC_scaffold_62, whole genome shotgun sequence genomic window:
- the LOC124587776 gene encoding uncharacterized protein LOC124587776 translates to MKPPPADHVNPAKKRLLIMDTKKSDCPATFSIKCVKVYPGYSVQSVDDREIKKKVVHSLKQALEAANKPESVLRFYVRASPPDHHTHSTESIKASGDIHPLLAVEIAKVVEDGTTSVRIIKLHLERFVNITFTGPHKPDNMNTTFYPKHLTIYSHVYRALKKLKKSVFDQEALQMQVNEWQKEYRGDNIFFQAFFRC, encoded by the exons ATGAAACCGCCACCA GCTGACCATGTTAACCCAGCAAAAAAGAGATTGTTGATTATGGATACGAAAAAGAGCGATTGCCCTGCCACTTTTTCAATTAAATGTGTTAAAGTGTATCCAGGCTATTCTGTTCAATCAGTAGATGATcgtgaaattaaaaagaaa GTTGTCCACAGTTTAAAACAGGCTTTGGAGGCAGCCAATAAACCTGAAAGTGTTCTTCGCTTTTATGTGAGGGCGTCACCACCAGACCACCATACCCACAGCACAGAAAGCATAAAAGCAAGTGGAGACATACATCCCTTGCTAGCTGTGGAAATAGCAAAGGTTGTTGAAGATGGAACTACATCTGTGAGAATAATAAAGTTGCATCTTGAAAGATTTGTGAACATAACCTTCACTGGACCACACAAGCCAGATAATATGAACACTACATTTTACCCCAAACATCTCACAATATATAGTCATGTATACAGGGCccttaagaaattgaagaaaagtgtGTTTGACCAAGAGGCTTTGCAAATGCAGGTTAATGAGTGGCAGAAAGAATATAGAGGTGACAATATTTTTTTTCAGGCCTTTTTCAGATGTTGA